One genomic segment of Burkholderiaceae bacterium includes these proteins:
- a CDS encoding acyl-CoA dehydrogenase family protein yields MDFDFSDDQLQLRDAVAKWVEKSYDFERRKKVVAAGGFDRGVYQELAELGLTGICVDEDHGGLGMGPVEAMVVLEELGRGIVCEPLAQAFVTGTVIQAHGGDEVKRAWLPRIANGEALVVLAQQERQARYRLDVCEAKAVKAGAGYALKALKNIVPAGDQADAFVVPAMLEGKLALFLVERGAPGVHTRGYLTQDESRAADVKLDGAPAQLITADGLAALRHAADIGIASACALGVGAMDRTLKLTVDYMNQRKQFGVVIASFQALRHRVADMKMQLELARSMSYYATLKLGAPAAERRQALSRAKVQLGQSMRFVGQQSVQLHGGIGVTDEYVGSHYFKYLTQLEMSWGDTLHHLGQVSEHMTDTAGVFA; encoded by the coding sequence ATGGATTTCGATTTTTCCGACGACCAGCTGCAACTGCGCGACGCCGTCGCCAAGTGGGTTGAAAAGAGCTACGACTTCGAGCGCCGCAAGAAGGTGGTGGCCGCCGGCGGTTTCGACCGCGGTGTTTATCAAGAGCTGGCCGAGCTGGGCCTGACCGGCATCTGCGTGGACGAGGACCACGGCGGCCTGGGCATGGGCCCGGTGGAGGCCATGGTGGTGCTGGAGGAGCTGGGCCGCGGCATCGTGTGCGAGCCGCTGGCGCAGGCCTTCGTCACCGGCACCGTCATCCAGGCCCATGGCGGCGACGAGGTCAAGCGCGCCTGGCTGCCCCGGATCGCCAACGGCGAGGCCCTGGTGGTGCTGGCGCAGCAGGAGCGCCAGGCGCGCTACCGGCTCGACGTTTGCGAGGCAAAAGCGGTCAAGGCCGGCGCGGGATATGCGCTGAAAGCTCTCAAAAACATAGTTCCCGCCGGCGACCAGGCCGACGCCTTCGTGGTGCCCGCCATGCTGGAGGGCAAGCTGGCGCTGTTCCTGGTCGAGCGCGGCGCGCCCGGCGTGCACACGCGCGGCTACCTGACGCAGGACGAGTCGCGCGCCGCCGACGTCAAGCTGGACGGCGCCCCCGCGCAGCTCATCACCGCCGACGGCCTGGCCGCCCTGCGGCACGCCGCCGACATCGGCATCGCCAGCGCCTGCGCCCTGGGCGTGGGCGCGATGGACCGGACGCTCAAGCTGACGGTCGACTACATGAACCAGCGCAAGCAGTTCGGCGTGGTGATCGCCAGCTTCCAGGCGCTGCGCCACCGCGTGGCCGACATGAAGATGCAACTGGAGCTGGCGCGCTCCATGAGCTACTACGCCACGCTCAAGCTGGGCGCGCCCGCGGCCGAGCGCCGCCAGGCGCTGTCGCGCGCCAAGGTGCAGCTGGGCCAGTCGATGCGCTTCGTCGGCCAGCAGTCGGTGCAGCTGCACGGCGGCATCGGCGTGACCGACGAGTACGTGGGCAGCCACTACTTCAAATACTTGACGCAGCTGGAGATGAGCTGGGGCGACACCCTGCACCACCTGGGCCAGGTGAGCGAGCACATGACGGACACCGCCGGCGTGTTCGCCTGA
- a CDS encoding branched-chain amino acid ABC transporter permease: MILQYLADGIVLGATLALGAIGLTLTYNILRFANFAHGEFLTFGAYFALLFVGAFGGGAALGPFTFGWSFVGGLVLALVLTAALALVLDAVLFRPLRKSDVAVALVIASFGASLMLRNLVVFAWGSQPEYYTRSIAIAQEVLPGVRLSANEVFVVVLTAVLMVALHLFLTRTRLGQQMRAVSDNPALAQVTGIDVRRIVRWVWIIGGGLAAVGGAMFGLTVQVSPEMGFTLILPMFAAAILGGIGSIYGAVLGGLVIGVAQSLSVAFIDPAYKPAVAFALMFLILLVHPTGILGEKA, encoded by the coding sequence ATGATCCTTCAGTACCTGGCCGACGGCATCGTGCTGGGCGCCACGCTGGCGCTGGGCGCGATCGGGCTGACGCTGACCTACAACATCCTGCGCTTCGCCAACTTCGCGCACGGCGAGTTCCTGACCTTCGGCGCCTACTTCGCGCTGCTGTTCGTCGGCGCCTTCGGCGGCGGCGCCGCACTGGGGCCCTTCACCTTCGGCTGGAGCTTTGTCGGCGGCCTGGTGCTGGCGCTGGTGCTGACGGCCGCGCTGGCGCTGGTGCTGGACGCGGTGCTGTTCCGCCCGCTGCGCAAGAGCGACGTGGCGGTGGCGCTGGTGATCGCCTCGTTCGGCGCCTCGCTGATGCTGCGCAACCTGGTCGTCTTCGCGTGGGGCTCGCAGCCCGAGTACTACACGCGCAGCATCGCCATCGCGCAGGAGGTGCTGCCGGGCGTGCGCCTGTCGGCCAACGAGGTGTTCGTGGTGGTCCTCACCGCCGTGCTGATGGTGGCGCTGCACCTGTTCCTCACGCGCACGCGCCTGGGCCAGCAGATGCGCGCGGTGTCCGACAACCCGGCGCTGGCGCAGGTCACCGGCATCGACGTGCGGCGCATCGTCCGCTGGGTGTGGATCATCGGCGGCGGGCTGGCGGCCGTCGGCGGCGCCATGTTCGGCCTGACGGTGCAGGTCTCGCCCGAGATGGGCTTCACCCTGATCCTGCCGATGTTCGCCGCCGCCATCCTGGGCGGCATCGGCAGCATCTACGGCGCGGTGCTGGGCGGGCTGGTCATCGGCGTGGCGCAGTCGCTGTCGGTGGCCTTCATCGACCCGGCCTACAAGCCGGCGGTGGCCTTTGCGCTGATGTTCCTGATCCTGCTGGTTCACCCCACCGGCATCCTGGGAGAGAAAGCATGA
- the mdtD gene encoding multidrug transporter subunit MdtD, whose protein sequence is MPTHAHAPQGPANPRLVLWIIAIGMFMQLLDSTIVNTALPAMARSLGEQPLRMQAVVVSYALTMAVVIPSTGWLADRFGTQRIFTLAIALFTAGSIACAASASLNQLIAARVLQGVGGAMLMPVGRLVVLRAFPKDQFLEAISFVAIPALVGPLIGPTLGGWLVEVASWHWIFLINLPVGLLGIVASQRYIPNFLAPRPGRFDLGGYLLLAVAMVATSLALDGLSGLGWAHALLVLLMVLGLAALAAYWLHALRSPAPIFSPALFTMQSYRVGLLGNLFARIGSGAMPYLLPLLLQLALGYSPAQAGMLMLPVAIAGMLSKRAATGIITQWGYQPVLVSNTLLLGAMIASFALMGPTQPLWLRIVQLALFGAINSFQFTAMNAVTLKDLAPQQAASGNSLFSMVQMLGMSLGVTCAAALLVAFSNWFSEGGGHGLPVFRAAFVAIGVMTMGSAAIFWQLEQGRHAVPAPGHAVDDV, encoded by the coding sequence ATGCCGACGCACGCCCACGCTCCCCAAGGTCCCGCCAACCCGCGCCTGGTGCTGTGGATCATCGCCATCGGCATGTTCATGCAGCTGCTGGACTCGACCATCGTCAACACCGCGCTGCCGGCGATGGCGCGCAGCCTGGGCGAGCAGCCCCTGCGCATGCAGGCGGTGGTGGTGTCCTATGCGCTCACGATGGCGGTGGTCATCCCCAGCACGGGCTGGCTGGCCGACCGCTTCGGCACGCAGCGCATCTTCACGCTCGCCATCGCCCTGTTCACCGCCGGCTCCATCGCCTGCGCGGCCTCGGCCAGCCTCAATCAACTGATTGCCGCGCGCGTGCTGCAGGGCGTGGGCGGCGCCATGCTGATGCCCGTCGGCCGCCTGGTGGTGCTGCGCGCCTTCCCCAAGGACCAGTTCCTGGAAGCCATCAGCTTCGTCGCCATCCCGGCGCTGGTGGGCCCGCTGATCGGCCCCACGCTGGGCGGCTGGCTGGTCGAGGTCGCCAGCTGGCACTGGATCTTTCTCATCAACCTGCCGGTGGGGCTGCTCGGCATCGTCGCCTCGCAGCGCTACATCCCCAACTTCCTGGCCCCCCGGCCCGGCCGGTTCGACCTGGGCGGCTACCTGCTGCTGGCGGTGGCCATGGTGGCCACCTCGCTGGCGCTGGACGGCCTGTCGGGCCTGGGCTGGGCGCACGCGCTGCTGGTGCTGCTGATGGTGCTGGGCCTGGCCGCGCTGGCGGCGTACTGGCTGCACGCGCTGCGCAGCCCGGCGCCGATCTTCTCGCCCGCGCTGTTCACCATGCAGAGCTACCGCGTGGGCCTGCTGGGCAACCTGTTCGCCCGCATCGGCTCGGGCGCCATGCCCTACCTGCTGCCGCTGCTGCTGCAGCTCGCCCTGGGCTACTCGCCGGCACAGGCCGGCATGCTGATGCTGCCGGTGGCGATTGCCGGCATGCTCAGCAAGCGCGCCGCCACGGGCATCATCACCCAGTGGGGCTACCAGCCAGTTCTGGTGAGCAACACGCTGCTGCTGGGCGCGATGATCGCCTCCTTTGCCCTGATGGGGCCCACCCAGCCCCTGTGGCTGCGCATCGTGCAGCTGGCCCTGTTCGGCGCCATCAACTCGTTTCAGTTCACCGCCATGAACGCGGTGACGCTCAAGGACCTGGCGCCGCAGCAGGCGGCCAGCGGCAACAGCCTGTTCTCGATGGTGCAGATGCTGGGCATGAGCCTGGGCGTGACCTGTGCGGCCGCCCTGCTGGTGGCCTTCAGCAACTGGTTTTCTGAAGGTGGCGGCCACGGGCTGCCGGTGTTTCGCGCCGCCTTCGTCGCCATCGGCGTGATGACCATGGGCTCGGCCGCCATCTTCTGGCAGCTGGAGCAGGGCCGCCACGCGGTGCCGGCGCCGGGCCACGCGGTCGACGACGTGTGA
- a CDS encoding YceH family protein, with the protein MTLRPLTPIEARVLGTLMEKARTVPDTYPLSLNLVVTGCNQKTSRDPVMSLDEAQVLEALDDLRRLSLVIESQGGRVAKYEHNLQRCLGVPEQSAVLLGLLMLRGPQTAAELRLNAERWYRFADISSVEGFLNELAERTEDKGGPLAVLLPRAPGEREARWAQLLCGPVTTESIAAGAHPSSASGTFDAQSERIARLESELAALSVTVARLCAELGVSPDGPTNPPAHATTAG; encoded by the coding sequence ATGACTTTGCGCCCCCTCACCCCGATCGAAGCGCGCGTGCTGGGCACGCTGATGGAGAAGGCCCGCACGGTGCCCGACACCTATCCGCTGTCGCTCAACCTGGTCGTCACCGGCTGCAACCAGAAGACCAGCCGCGACCCGGTGATGAGCCTGGACGAGGCCCAGGTGCTGGAGGCGCTCGACGATCTCAGGCGCCTGTCGCTCGTCATCGAGTCGCAGGGCGGGCGGGTGGCCAAGTACGAACACAACCTGCAGCGCTGCCTGGGCGTGCCCGAGCAGTCGGCCGTGCTGCTGGGCCTGCTGATGCTGCGCGGGCCGCAGACCGCCGCCGAGCTGCGCCTGAACGCCGAGCGCTGGTACCGCTTTGCCGACATCTCCTCGGTCGAGGGCTTCCTGAACGAGCTGGCCGAACGCACCGAGGACAAGGGCGGGCCCCTGGCCGTGCTGCTGCCGCGCGCGCCGGGTGAGCGCGAAGCGCGCTGGGCGCAGCTGCTGTGCGGGCCCGTCACTACCGAATCGATAGCTGCCGGCGCGCATCCATCAAGCGCTTCAGGCACATTCGACGCTCAATCCGAGCGCATCGCCCGGCTCGAGTCGGAACTGGCGGCCCTGAGCGTCACAGTGGCCCGCCTGTGCGCCGAGCTGGGCGTGTCGCCTGACGGACCGACAAACCCGCCGGCGCATGCTACAACCGCGGGCTGA
- a CDS encoding branched-chain amino acid ABC transporter permease, with product MSGIVSYLVFFLIQALVFAVVCLGLNLQWGYTGLFNIGVAGFYLVGAYAFALLCGPAHAGIVAGWGLPFAVGLLGAMLAAGVVAFVVGIPTLRLREDYLAIVTIGIGITLQLIALNTAWLTGGSRGITDIPRPLPGLIDSVAGRNLLLLGLLLVIVIVLYAALQALVRSPWGRVLKAIREDETAAESLGKNAFALRLQSFVIGSAVMGLGGALGASFIGYISPEDFMPILTFQIWSMLIVGGSGNNKGAVLGAVLMWAVWTLSGSAAQALLPATMQVKGGAAQIILIGLVLMGVLVLRPRGLIGEEATVSAEARVEAGNSKP from the coding sequence ATGAGCGGCATCGTCTCCTACCTCGTGTTCTTCCTGATCCAGGCGCTGGTGTTTGCCGTGGTATGCCTGGGGCTGAACCTGCAGTGGGGCTACACGGGCCTGTTCAACATCGGCGTGGCGGGCTTCTACCTGGTGGGCGCCTATGCGTTCGCGCTGCTGTGCGGGCCGGCCCATGCGGGCATCGTGGCGGGCTGGGGCCTGCCCTTCGCCGTCGGCCTGCTGGGCGCCATGCTGGCCGCGGGCGTGGTGGCCTTCGTCGTCGGCATTCCCACGCTGCGGCTGCGCGAGGACTACCTGGCCATCGTCACCATCGGCATCGGCATCACGCTGCAGCTGATCGCGCTGAACACCGCCTGGCTGACCGGCGGCAGCCGCGGCATCACCGACATTCCGCGCCCACTGCCCGGCCTGATCGACAGCGTGGCGGGCCGCAACCTGCTGCTGCTGGGGCTGCTGCTCGTCATCGTGATCGTGCTGTACGCGGCGCTGCAGGCCCTGGTGCGCTCGCCCTGGGGCCGCGTGCTGAAAGCCATCCGCGAGGACGAGACGGCGGCCGAGTCGCTGGGCAAGAACGCCTTCGCCTTGCGCCTGCAGTCCTTCGTCATCGGCTCGGCGGTGATGGGCCTGGGCGGCGCGCTGGGCGCCAGCTTCATCGGCTACATCAGCCCGGAGGACTTCATGCCCATCCTCACCTTCCAGATCTGGAGCATGCTGATCGTCGGCGGCAGCGGCAACAACAAGGGCGCCGTGCTGGGAGCGGTGCTGATGTGGGCCGTGTGGACGCTCAGCGGCAGCGCCGCCCAGGCCCTGCTGCCGGCAACCATGCAGGTCAAGGGCGGCGCGGCGCAGATCATCCTGATCGGCCTGGTGCTGATGGGGGTGCTGGTGCTGCGCCCGCGCGGGCTGATCGGCGAGGAGGCCACGGTGTCGGCCGAGGCGCGGGTCGAGGCTGGGAACAGCAAGCCCTAG
- a CDS encoding phosphoribosylglycinamide formyltransferase encodes MKNIVILISGTGSNMAAIVRAAQQQDWARRLDARVAAVVSNRPDAKGLQTAREAGIAAAAVDHKAFADREAFDAALMAEVDRHDPTLVVLAGFMRILTPAFVAHYTGRLLNIHPSLLPAFPGLHTHQRAIDMGCRVAGATVHQVTAELDHGQILAQAVVPVLPGDTADTLAARVLTQEHLIYPRAVAELLQKT; translated from the coding sequence ATGAAAAACATCGTCATCCTGATCTCCGGCACCGGCAGCAACATGGCCGCCATCGTGCGCGCGGCGCAGCAGCAGGACTGGGCGCGGCGGCTCGACGCGCGGGTGGCCGCCGTCGTCAGCAACCGGCCGGACGCCAAGGGCCTGCAGACGGCGCGCGAGGCGGGCATCGCCGCCGCCGCGGTCGACCACAAGGCCTTTGCCGACCGCGAGGCCTTCGATGCCGCGCTGATGGCCGAAGTCGACCGTCACGATCCCACGCTGGTGGTGCTGGCCGGCTTCATGCGCATCCTCACGCCCGCCTTCGTGGCGCATTACACCGGGCGCCTGCTCAACATCCACCCCAGCCTGCTGCCGGCCTTTCCGGGCCTGCACACGCACCAGCGCGCCATCGACATGGGCTGCCGCGTGGCGGGGGCCACCGTGCACCAGGTGACGGCCGAACTGGACCACGGCCAGATCCTGGCGCAGGCCGTGGTGCCCGTGCTGCCGGGCGACACGGCCGACACGCTGGCCGCGCGCGTGCTGACGCAGGAGCACCTGATCTATCCGCGCGCGGTGGCCGAGTTGCTGCAAAAAACATAG
- a CDS encoding acyl-CoA dehydrogenase family protein yields MDLAFTPDELTFRDEIRAWVKANLPPAIAAKVHKAQTLTRDDQQTWAKILGKQGWLGYGWPKQFGGPGWSAVQKHLFEEECAMAGAPRIVPFGPVMVAPVIMAYGSPEQQKRFLPGIADGSVWWSQGYSEPGSGSDLASVRTKAERKGDKYIVNGQKTWTTLGQYGEWMFNLVRTSNEGKPQTGISFLLIDMKSPGVSVRPIKLLEGGCEVNDVFFDNVEVPVENLIGEENKGWTYAKHLLSHERTNIADVNRAKRELERLKRIAKAEGVWDEQRFRDQIALLEVDVVALEMLVLRVLSAEKSGRNALDIAGLLKIKGSEIQQRYSELMMLAAGPYALPFIEEAMEAGWQGDQAAAAGLQGFPGGNVDNAPLAPTYFNMRKTTIYGGSNEVQRNIVAQTVLG; encoded by the coding sequence ATGGATTTGGCATTCACCCCCGACGAGCTGACATTTCGCGACGAGATCCGCGCCTGGGTCAAGGCAAACCTGCCACCGGCGATCGCCGCCAAGGTGCACAAGGCGCAAACGCTGACGCGCGACGACCAGCAGACCTGGGCCAAGATCCTGGGCAAGCAGGGCTGGCTGGGCTACGGCTGGCCCAAGCAGTTCGGCGGCCCGGGCTGGAGCGCGGTGCAAAAGCATTTGTTCGAAGAGGAATGCGCCATGGCCGGCGCGCCGCGCATCGTGCCCTTCGGCCCGGTGATGGTGGCGCCCGTCATCATGGCCTACGGCTCGCCCGAGCAGCAAAAGCGCTTTCTGCCCGGCATCGCTGACGGCTCCGTGTGGTGGAGCCAGGGCTACAGCGAGCCGGGTTCGGGGTCCGATCTGGCCTCGGTGCGCACCAAGGCCGAGCGCAAGGGCGACAAGTACATCGTCAACGGCCAGAAGACCTGGACCACGCTGGGCCAGTACGGCGAGTGGATGTTCAACCTGGTGCGCACCAGCAACGAGGGCAAGCCGCAGACCGGCATCAGCTTCCTGCTGATCGACATGAAGTCGCCCGGCGTCAGCGTGCGCCCGATCAAGCTGCTGGAGGGCGGCTGCGAGGTCAACGACGTGTTCTTCGACAACGTCGAGGTGCCGGTCGAGAACCTGATCGGCGAGGAAAACAAGGGCTGGACCTACGCCAAGCACCTGCTGAGCCACGAGCGCACCAACATCGCCGACGTCAACCGCGCCAAGCGCGAGCTGGAGCGCCTCAAGCGCATCGCCAAGGCCGAGGGCGTGTGGGACGAGCAGCGCTTTCGCGATCAGATCGCCCTGCTGGAGGTGGACGTGGTGGCGCTGGAGATGCTGGTGCTGCGCGTGCTGTCGGCCGAAAAGTCGGGCCGCAACGCGCTGGACATCGCCGGCCTGCTCAAGATCAAGGGCAGCGAGATCCAGCAGCGCTACTCCGAGCTGATGATGCTGGCCGCCGGGCCGTATGCCCTGCCCTTCATCGAGGAGGCCATGGAAGCCGGCTGGCAGGGCGACCAGGCCGCCGCCGCCGGGCTGCAGGGCTTTCCGGGCGGCAACGTGGACAACGCGCCGCTGGCGCCCACCTACTTCAACATGCGCAAGACCACCATCTACGGCGGCAGCAACGAGGTGCAGCGCAACATCGTGGCCCAGACGGTGCTGGGCTGA
- a CDS encoding RsmB/NOP family class I SAM-dependent RNA methyltransferase codes for MHPKALLDAATELVRRVLQLEHPADAVVSRFFREQRALGPRERATLAETAYAVLRHKPLFEHLARSGTGGRERRLAILGFHAPRDFLKQALSEPEKAWLDACDAVPPAELAPEYRHNLPAWLVAPLRAQLGDGFDALAAALLVPAPLDLRVNTLKEKRPSAQAELAKAAIKSVETPYSPWGLRIDGKPALTRLDLFTRGAVEVQDEGSQLLALLLDAHRGEMVADFCAGAGGKTLAIGATMRNTGRLYAFDVSAHRLEALKPRLARSGLSNVHPVAIAHERDERVKRLAGKLDRVLVDAPCSGLGTLRRNPDLKWRQSPAGVQELVAKQQAILASAARLLKPGGRLVYATCSVLQDENEQVAEAFGAAHPDFEPRAVADLLTGLKVPQAPDLCSADGRFLRLWPHRHGTDGFFAAVWQRKV; via the coding sequence ATGCATCCCAAAGCCCTGCTCGACGCCGCCACCGAATTGGTGCGGCGCGTTCTTCAACTCGAGCACCCGGCCGACGCCGTGGTGTCGCGCTTTTTCCGCGAGCAGCGCGCGCTGGGCCCGCGTGAGCGCGCCACGCTGGCCGAAACCGCCTACGCCGTGCTGCGCCACAAGCCGCTGTTCGAGCACCTGGCGCGCTCGGGCACGGGCGGGCGCGAGCGGCGGCTGGCGATCCTGGGCTTTCACGCCCCGCGCGACTTCCTCAAGCAGGCGCTGAGCGAGCCCGAGAAAGCCTGGCTCGACGCCTGCGACGCCGTGCCGCCGGCCGAGCTGGCGCCCGAATACCGCCACAACCTGCCGGCCTGGCTGGTGGCGCCGCTGCGCGCGCAGCTGGGCGATGGCTTCGATGCCCTGGCCGCCGCGCTGCTGGTGCCGGCGCCGCTCGACCTGCGCGTCAACACCTTGAAGGAAAAACGGCCTTCAGCCCAGGCGGAACTTGCCAAGGCAGCTATCAAATCGGTAGAAACCCCGTACTCGCCCTGGGGCCTGCGCATCGACGGCAAGCCGGCGCTCACGAGGCTGGACCTGTTCACGCGCGGCGCGGTGGAGGTGCAGGACGAGGGCTCGCAGCTGCTGGCCCTGCTGCTGGACGCGCACCGCGGCGAGATGGTGGCCGACTTCTGCGCCGGCGCCGGCGGCAAGACCCTGGCCATCGGCGCCACCATGCGCAACACCGGCCGGCTGTACGCCTTCGACGTCTCGGCGCACCGGCTGGAGGCGCTCAAGCCGCGCCTGGCGCGCAGCGGCCTGTCCAACGTGCACCCGGTGGCCATCGCGCACGAGCGCGACGAACGCGTCAAGCGCCTGGCCGGCAAGCTGGACCGCGTGCTGGTCGACGCGCCGTGCTCGGGCCTGGGCACGCTGCGGCGCAACCCCGACCTGAAGTGGCGCCAGTCGCCCGCCGGCGTGCAGGAGCTGGTGGCCAAGCAGCAGGCCATCCTGGCCAGCGCGGCGCGCCTGCTCAAGCCCGGCGGGCGGCTGGTGTACGCCACCTGCAGCGTGCTGCAGGACGAGAACGAGCAGGTGGCCGAGGCCTTCGGCGCCGCGCACCCCGACTTCGAGCCGCGCGCCGTGGCCGATCTGCTGACCGGTCTGAAGGTGCCGCAGGCGCCTGACTTGTGCAGTGCCGATGGGCGCTTCCTGCGCCTGTGGCCGCACCGGCATGGCACCGATGGGTTTTTTGCCGCCGTGTGGCAGCGCAAGGTCTGA